Proteins from a single region of Candidatus Methylomirabilota bacterium:
- the smpB gene encoding SsrA-binding protein SmpB has protein sequence MASQGDGDRTVATNRRARHEYEILETIEAGLVLRGTEVKSLRGGLVNFKDSYATIRNGEGWLVGCHISPYSHGTDANHAPERDRKLLLHRREIGRLTGKTAERGLTIVPLRLYFKGGRAKVELGLARGKKLRDKRATLREREVRREMDRAAREGRRGRW, from the coding sequence ATGGCCAGTCAAGGGGACGGAGACCGCACGGTCGCGACGAACCGGCGCGCCCGGCACGAGTACGAGATCCTCGAGACGATCGAGGCCGGCCTCGTGCTGCGCGGGACCGAGGTCAAGTCGCTGCGGGGGGGCCTGGTGAACTTCAAGGACTCCTACGCGACGATCCGGAACGGCGAGGGGTGGCTGGTCGGCTGCCACATCAGCCCCTACAGCCACGGCACCGACGCCAATCACGCCCCCGAACGTGACCGCAAGCTCCTGCTCCATCGCCGGGAGATCGGCCGGCTCACCGGCAAGACGGCCGAGCGCGGGTTGACCATCGTGCCCCTTCGTCTATACTTTAAAGGCGGCCGCGCGAAGGTCGAGCTCGGTCTGGCGCGCGGCAAGAAGCTGCGCGACAAGCGCGCGACGCTCCGCGAGCGCGAAGTGCGGCGTGAGATGGACCGGGCCGCGCGCGAAGGGCGTCGCGGCCGGTGGTGA
- a CDS encoding Gfo/Idh/MocA family oxidoreductase — MNVLLVGLGRWGGKHLRVLRELGATLWVADVSPERRAWAVAQGVDAGRVAADYRAALERVDAVDIVTPADSHFGIAEACLKAGRHCFVEKPLTATAAEGRRLAAEARQSGRVLQVGHILRFHPVTTVLREALAAGRLGAVRFATGRFSGFKRPRTDVGVTQTDAIHYFDLFAHLFGRAATSVAGVQRDYLGRGLDDLSVTVVTYGELPAIIEANYFAPGAYRECVIVGERGSLVADYAASTVTLHEGEHRRTGAGWEAVDTGKENLPTGGVEPLRAELEAFRDACAGRRPNPVPAEAGVSALEVVEAAAVAARLGRTVALEEVAELRPLQRCPPGAHQLY; from the coding sequence GTGAACGTCCTCCTGGTCGGGCTGGGGCGCTGGGGGGGAAAGCATCTGCGCGTGCTGCGGGAGCTGGGCGCCACGCTGTGGGTCGCCGACGTCTCCCCGGAGCGGCGCGCATGGGCGGTCGCCCAGGGGGTGGACGCGGGGCGTGTCGCGGCCGACTACCGCGCGGCCCTGGAGCGCGTCGACGCGGTCGACATCGTCACCCCAGCCGACAGCCATTTCGGGATCGCCGAGGCCTGCCTGAAGGCCGGGCGCCACTGCTTCGTGGAGAAGCCGCTGACGGCGACGGCCGCCGAGGGGCGGCGCCTGGCGGCGGAGGCCCGCCAGAGCGGCCGGGTGCTCCAGGTCGGTCACATCCTGCGCTTCCACCCTGTCACCACCGTGCTGCGGGAGGCGCTCGCCGCCGGCCGTCTCGGCGCCGTCCGCTTCGCCACGGGACGGTTCTCCGGCTTCAAGCGGCCGCGCACCGACGTCGGCGTGACCCAGACCGACGCGATCCACTACTTCGACCTCTTCGCGCACCTGTTCGGTCGGGCGGCGACCAGCGTGGCCGGCGTCCAGCGCGACTATCTGGGCCGCGGGCTCGACGACTTGTCGGTCACCGTGGTGACCTACGGCGAGCTCCCGGCGATCATCGAGGCGAACTACTTCGCTCCTGGCGCGTATCGGGAGTGCGTCATCGTCGGCGAGCGGGGAAGCCTCGTCGCCGACTACGCCGCCTCGACGGTGACGCTCCACGAGGGCGAGCACCGCCGGACGGGCGCCGGGTGGGAGGCGGTCGACACCGGCAAGGAGAACCTTCCCACCGGCGGCGTCGAGCCCTTGCGGGCCGAGCTGGAAGCGTTTCGCGACGCGTGCGCGGGGCGTCGGCCCAACCCGGTGCCGGCCGAGGCCGGCGTGAGCGCGCTGGAGGTGGTCGAGGCGGCCGCGGTCGCCGCCCGCCTCGGTCGGACGGTCGCCCTGGAGGAAGTCGCCGAGCTACGGCCCCTTCAGCGTTGCCCTCCAGGCGCTCACCAGCTGTATTAG
- a CDS encoding glycosyltransferase family 2 protein — translation MLNLSVVIPAYNEEESLEPLWSELRPVLELLGLDFEVIFVDDGSHDRSPEIIRGFRERDPRVRLVRLKANAGESAATDAGFKAARGRWVVTMDADLQNDPADIPRLLAQLDRWDAVTGWRMNRAAGDSVLRRASARIANRVRNWVSDESIQDSGCTFRAFRCECLRGLTLYRGFHRFIPTLLRMRGYRILEVPVDHRPRRFGRSKYGVMNRAIVALLDLLAVRWMKSRLLRYEIAEDLGGDPVREEAP, via the coding sequence GTGCTCAACCTTTCTGTCGTCATCCCCGCCTACAACGAGGAGGAGAGTCTCGAGCCTCTCTGGAGCGAGCTCCGTCCGGTGCTCGAGCTGCTCGGGCTCGACTTCGAGGTCATCTTCGTGGACGACGGCAGCCACGACCGCAGCCCGGAGATCATCCGGGGATTCCGCGAGCGTGATCCCCGCGTCCGACTGGTCCGGCTGAAGGCCAACGCCGGCGAGAGCGCCGCCACCGACGCCGGGTTCAAGGCCGCGCGCGGGCGCTGGGTGGTGACGATGGACGCGGATCTGCAGAACGACCCCGCCGACATTCCACGCCTGCTGGCGCAGCTCGATCGGTGGGACGCCGTCACCGGGTGGCGGATGAATCGGGCGGCCGGCGATTCCGTTCTCCGGCGCGCGTCCGCCCGCATCGCCAACCGCGTCCGCAACTGGGTGAGCGACGAGAGCATCCAGGACAGCGGCTGCACGTTCCGGGCGTTCCGGTGCGAGTGCCTGCGCGGGCTCACGCTCTACCGCGGCTTCCATCGGTTCATCCCGACGCTGCTGCGCATGCGCGGATATCGGATCCTGGAAGTGCCGGTCGACCACCGGCCGCGGCGGTTCGGGCGGTCGAAGTACGGCGTCATGAACCGCGCCATCGTGGCCCTGCTGGATCTCCTCGCCGTCCGCTGGATGAAGTCCCGCCTCCTCCGCTACGAGATCGCCGAGGATCTGGGCGGCGACCCTGTCCGCGAGGAGGCGCCGTGA
- a CDS encoding UbiX family flavin prenyltransferase, producing MRRLVVAITGATGSIYGIRLLEVLRRYNDVETHLVISSSGKRTIVEETDYAVADVEALATHRYDNNDIGVSIASGSFRTAGMVIAPCSIKTAAAVAACHSEHLVARAADVTLKEGRPLIVLVRETPLHVGHLKCMLALAEMGAVVLPPMPAFYSRPKELDDIVNHTIARVLDRLDLPQTLVSEWQGTHPRV from the coding sequence GTGAGGCGGCTGGTCGTCGCCATCACCGGCGCCACCGGATCGATCTACGGCATCCGGCTACTCGAGGTGCTCCGTCGTTACAACGACGTGGAGACGCACCTCGTCATCTCCAGTTCCGGCAAGCGCACGATCGTGGAGGAGACCGACTACGCGGTGGCGGACGTGGAGGCACTGGCCACGCACCGGTACGACAACAACGACATCGGGGTGTCGATCGCCTCGGGCTCCTTCCGGACGGCCGGCATGGTCATCGCGCCCTGCTCCATCAAGACCGCGGCGGCGGTGGCCGCCTGCCACTCGGAACACCTCGTCGCGCGGGCGGCCGACGTGACGCTGAAGGAGGGCCGCCCCCTGATCGTGCTGGTGCGCGAGACGCCGCTGCACGTGGGTCACCTCAAGTGCATGCTGGCGCTGGCCGAGATGGGGGCCGTGGTCCTGCCCCCCATGCCGGCGTTCTACAGCCGCCCCAAAGAGCTGGATGACATCGTCAACCACACCATCGCCCGCGTGCTCGACCGCCTGGATCTGCCGCAGACGCTCGTCTCCGAGTGGCAGGGGACGCATCCCCGCGTATAG
- a CDS encoding DUF507 family protein, with amino-acid sequence MRMSRERIFYLADLIVKELGITPGVTIKAPDDLRPEVVRVLTEESKLEESIDGEVRKILASYSRPMPEGSREWEILYQKTREEVFRRRFRL; translated from the coding sequence ATGCGGATGAGCCGGGAGCGGATCTTCTACCTCGCCGACCTGATCGTGAAGGAGCTGGGCATCACGCCGGGCGTGACCATCAAGGCGCCCGACGACCTCCGCCCGGAAGTGGTCCGCGTGCTCACCGAGGAGTCGAAGCTCGAAGAATCCATCGACGGCGAGGTACGCAAGATCCTCGCCTCCTACTCGCGGCCGATGCCCGAGGGCAGCCGGGAGTGGGAGATCCTGTACCAGAAGACACGCGAGGAGGTCTTCCGGCGCAGGTTCCGTCTGTGA
- a CDS encoding DUF507 family protein: MPRREVVAQRMADAVVKRLTTRKVVEVKDEAAARAAIRHVVLDNLLGEEQIEADARKLLMDHAKAIKESAADYRALFGKVKEKLARERGFIL; encoded by the coding sequence ATGCCTCGGCGCGAAGTAGTCGCCCAGCGAATGGCCGATGCGGTGGTGAAGCGACTGACGACGCGGAAGGTCGTCGAGGTGAAGGACGAGGCGGCCGCGCGCGCGGCGATCCGTCATGTCGTGCTCGACAATCTCCTCGGCGAAGAGCAGATCGAAGCCGATGCGCGCAAGCTGCTCATGGATCACGCCAAGGCCATCAAGGAGTCGGCGGCCGACTACCGCGCGCTGTTTGGCAAGGTGAAGGAGAAGCTGGCCCGCGAGCGAGGGTTCATCCTCTGA
- a CDS encoding ATP-binding protein, translating into MGAEVASAAIRGMSPRALASAAALTLALAAIAALAPSLDPGPASPFRHLYGGPVVVAALRFGAIGGGLAAIAAVLLQAPRLLAHLADAGLSAIVVDDLITYLTLLGLGPLVGALAGDARRQRRWYETLLATQRALADEAPLPTALARLRGVLLGRLPGAEIALAVRDGPRLAVAGGETVGPGSAVAAVLDTGAPLFVPDVGDGPRPRRALVVPLLAQGETIGALCVERVGEVGRRERDALLTLGVHLGVALENARLASRQRRFTDELAEKVGGATRHLEAMDRAKSAFVATASHELRTPLTALLGFSEMLATRPLGGDEVRRLANIIRSETDRLARIVDDLLDLSRLEQGLAPRLARRPVAVAPAVVAAVSLFRHRATHRLSVECEEPLPPVDADPDALDRILKNLVSNAIKYSPAGGLVSVDVRAVGACLEFSVADEGRGIAAEALPRIFEPYYRAPDASDAARGVGLGLAVVKSLVDAHGGSIRVASAPGQGTRVTFALPAVP; encoded by the coding sequence GTGGGCGCCGAGGTCGCGTCGGCGGCCATCCGGGGAATGTCACCCCGCGCGCTGGCCTCGGCCGCGGCCCTGACGCTGGCCCTGGCGGCCATCGCCGCGCTGGCGCCGTCGCTGGACCCGGGGCCGGCGTCGCCATTTCGCCACCTCTACGGGGGGCCCGTCGTCGTAGCCGCCCTGCGATTCGGAGCGATCGGTGGAGGGCTGGCCGCGATCGCCGCGGTCCTGCTCCAGGCCCCGCGGCTGCTGGCCCACCTCGCCGACGCCGGCCTGTCGGCGATCGTCGTCGACGATCTCATCACGTATCTCACGCTCCTGGGGCTGGGGCCGCTGGTCGGCGCGCTCGCTGGCGACGCGCGTCGGCAGCGGCGATGGTACGAGACGCTGCTCGCGACCCAGCGCGCGCTGGCTGACGAGGCGCCGCTGCCGACGGCGCTAGCACGGCTTCGCGGCGTGCTCCTCGGGCGGCTCCCGGGCGCGGAGATCGCGCTGGCTGTCCGGGACGGGCCGCGCCTCGCGGTGGCGGGCGGCGAGACCGTCGGGCCCGGCTCGGCGGTCGCGGCCGTGCTCGACACGGGCGCGCCGCTCTTCGTGCCGGACGTCGGGGACGGGCCGCGGCCGCGGCGGGCGCTCGTCGTCCCGCTGCTGGCCCAGGGGGAGACGATCGGCGCGCTCTGCGTCGAGCGCGTGGGCGAGGTCGGCCGGCGTGAGCGCGATGCGCTGCTGACGCTGGGGGTCCATCTGGGAGTTGCGCTGGAAAACGCGCGCCTGGCATCGCGCCAGCGACGGTTCACCGACGAGCTGGCGGAGAAGGTGGGGGGGGCGACCCGCCATCTCGAAGCCATGGACCGGGCCAAGTCCGCCTTCGTGGCGACGGCCTCGCACGAGCTGAGGACGCCCCTCACGGCGCTGCTGGGCTTCAGCGAGATGCTGGCGACCCGACCGTTGGGCGGCGACGAGGTCCGGCGACTCGCCAACATCATCCGGTCCGAGACCGACCGGTTGGCACGCATCGTCGACGACCTTCTCGATCTCTCCCGTCTGGAGCAGGGGCTGGCGCCGCGGCTGGCCCGCCGCCCGGTGGCGGTGGCGCCCGCGGTGGTGGCGGCCGTGAGCCTCTTTCGGCATCGCGCGACCCACCGGCTCAGCGTCGAATGCGAAGAGCCGTTGCCCCCCGTGGACGCCGATCCGGACGCGCTCGACCGGATCTTGAAGAATCTGGTCTCCAACGCCATCAAGTATTCGCCCGCCGGCGGCCTCGTCAGCGTTGACGTGCGCGCGGTCGGCGCGTGCCTGGAGTTCTCCGTCGCCGACGAGGGCCGCGGGATCGCCGCCGAGGCGCTCCCGCGGATCTTCGAGCCCTACTACCGCGCGCCCGACGCGTCGGACGCCGCGCGGGGCGTGGGGCTGGGCCTCGCCGTCGTCAAATCACTGGTGGACGCTCACGGCGGGAGCATCCGCGTCGCCAGCGCGCCGGGCCAGGGCACGCGCGTGACCTTCGCGCTGCCGGCCGTTCCTTGA